In Brachypodium distachyon strain Bd21 chromosome 5, Brachypodium_distachyon_v3.0, whole genome shotgun sequence, the genomic window TGTTCATACGACTCTTTGTTAACTCCGATGTATCTGGAACATTGCTTCGATAAACACCACGATTGATTCTCTTGTAGTACGTAGAACTGGGCTCGTCCCAATCAATGGAGTACAGTATCCCAAAATCAACAGAGAAACTTTACTTCCCGACGTCATCTAGCTTTTTGCATTGCTCTTCGTAAAAAGGCTCGATTGGTTAGTGATCTTTCACATTCACATCAGtcacttgtttttttagcaTTATTTTGATTTGGTAAAAGAATCATGAAGATGAAAACAGGTAGATTATTAtctaaataatactccctccaatccatattaattgttgaaatattacatgtatctagatgctttttagacatacatacgtccatatttggaaaaatttgggacaattaatatggatcagagggagtagataataATACAACAATCTCTTTAAATGTAGTTTTGTATTccatccgttccatattaagtgacttaaaatttgtccaaatatgaacgTACCTATATGAGAAAAGtacttttttcgtccctcaacttgtcGGAAAGTTCGCTTTTCgtccctcaaaaaaatttcGTACTTTTTCCGTCcctcaattttcaaaaccggacactTTTAGTCCCTTGGTCCATCCAAAGTGGTTTTCCTAGCCACGTGTCTGGTTTTCGCATAGTTttttcacttattttttttcaatcaagatatggatgatgcagatggaggagaagtATAACCAGTGCTTGGACGAGATCCAGAGCACGACGACGGCCAATTTCAACAGCCTCGGCGGTCACGGGATTAAGTGCAAACCGGACACGTGGCTAGACAAACCGCTTCCGACAGCTTTAAGGACTAAAAATGTCCGGTTTTGAAAGTTGAGGGATGAAAAAAATACGAATTGTTTTTGAGGGACGAGAAATGAACTTTTCGAGAAGTTGAGGAACGAAAgaaacttttttctttcaataaaaaaaacctgtctagatacatgtaatatttcgtcatttAATacgagacggaggaagtataaatTGTCACTGACCCGCGATGGAATCGTCCTGTTCACCGGCGGACAaccgagggagtacttgtttcAGTAAATGCAGTCAATGCCTCAATGTGGAAGTTTGACGAACTCAGAAGACCTCTTCGTCGTGAACTGAACTGCTCGCTTGCCCGCCCGTATGATGCAGTGCAATATTGCCACAAAAAGATTAACGTATTCCGTACTACTTTTGTCATTTCGAGGAGTGGGTGAAGACCACTGTATTTTAGTCTTTGCTGAGCATGGAATCTGAGCCTGCCTGTCGTTCCTCACCTTGAAGCGGTTGAGTCAGGAAGGCAGATTGGAATGCGTAGTCATTCGCCTAACCGCTGTGTATGCATGGTTATTGGTCGCTGGCGTGTCctctagtagtagtactgtGTTTTAAAAACAGGTTGATTTCCGTAAAAACTAACACGCCTGATATCAATAGTCAGTTGACTTGGCAGCGTGCACTGTCCATCTCGATGCAGGTATGCAGTAGCACTAGTAAAGAAATTCTCGACTCTCAAGAATCCGAACTCTCTAATCATCGTTCTCCTAAGTtcatcttgtttttctttggtttGGCTATCTAAATCGGTTAAGAACCATCCCGTCAGGTGTTTGAAATTCATGTCAGTATAAGAGATCACCATCAGACAGCTATGAATGTGGACTGAataataactatttctaaattTCTAATTCAGCTGAGAAATTTCGGTTGCCGTACATCCTCGCCCTCATCAGTTGACCAGTGATCACTATATATGTAAGTCCAGTCTTCCCGCACTGGTACGACGACAGACCTGGCTTGCAGGGCGTTCGCATACACATCAAAGCAGGGAACGCGATGGCGGCAGGCGATGGCGCTGCTTCAGCTTACGGCGGGGAGCTGACGTTCTCCGTGATCATCACCTGCCTGGTGGCGGCCTCCGGCGGCCTCATCTTCGGCTACGACATCGGTATCTCAGGTCAGTGTTCATGACGGATCGATTTGGTTTTGTGCAGAATGCTTGGTTCTGATCTCTGTTGCCAATGTCAAATTAAACTTCAGGCGGCGTGTCCCAAATGAAGCCGTTCCTGGAGACCTTCTTCCCCAAGGTGCTGAGGAGGATGGCGGACGCGAAGCGGAGCCAGTACTGCATGTTCGACAGCCACGCGCTGACCGCCTTCACTTCGTCCCTCTACATCGCGGGGCTCGTGGCGTCTCTGTTCGCTGGCCGCGTCACGCGGTCGCTGGGCCGGCGCGGCGTGATGCTGGTGGGCGGGGCCCTGTTCTTCGCGGGCGGCATCATGACCGGCGCGGCCGTGAACCTGGCCATGCTCATCGTGGGCCGGATGCTGCTGGGCTTCGGCGTCGGGTTCACCAACCAGGCCACCCCGCTGTACCTCGCCGAGATGGCCCCCGCGCAGTGGCGCGGCTCGCTCGGCGTGGCCTTCCAgttcttcctctccctggGGATACTCATCGCCAACCTCGTCAACTACGGCACGGCGCGCGTGCAGTGGGGCTGGCGGGTCTCCCTCGGCCTGGCCGGCGCCCCGGCCGTGGTCATGGTCGTGGGCGCCTTCTTCCTCACGGACACGCCCAGCAGCTACGTCATGCGCGGGAAGGCGGACCTCGCCCGGGCGGCGCTCGTCCGGgtgcgcgggcgcggcggggaCGTGGACGCCGAGCTCAAGGACATCACGCGCGCCGTGGAGGCCGCGCGCAGCAGCCAGAAAGGCGGGTTCCGGAAGCTGATCGGCAGCCGGGAGTACCGCCCGCACCTGACGTTCGCCCTGGCGCTGCCGCTGTGCCACCAGCTCAGCGGCATGATGGTGCTCACCTTCTTCTCGCCGCTCGTGTTCCGCATCGCGGGATTCGGGAGCAACGCGGCGCTCATGGGCGCCGTCATCCTCGCCGGGGTCAAGTTCGTCTCCCTCATCCTCTCCACCCTCGTCATCGACCGCTACGGCCGCAAGGTGCTCGTCAtagccggcgccgccatcatGATCGTCTGCCAGGTTGCGAATGCGTGGATCATGAGGGCGCAAGGCGGCAAGAACGGGGAGGTGCCGTTGCCGCGGCCGTACGGGCTGGCTCTCCTGGTGCTGACATGCGTGCAGGGCGCCGGGTTCGGCATGTCGTGGGCGCCGCTGATCTGGGTCATCCCGGGCGAGATCTTCCCGATGGAGATCCGGTCGGCGGGGCAGTCGGTGAGCGTGTCCGTCGTGCTCGGGCTCACCTTCCTGCAGACGCAGACGTTCCTCGCCCTGCTCTGCGCATTCAAGTACGCCACTTTCGTCTACTACGCGAGCTGGGTGGCCGTCATGACGGCCTTCGTCTTGGTCTTCCTGCCGGAGACCAAGGGCGTGCCCCTCGAGTCCATGGGCTCCGTCTGGGAGGGCCACTGGTACTGGAGGCgcttcgtcggcggcgacggccacCGGGTCAAAGCATCTCCATCCGATGAATGAGCAGTGGACCAACTTGCTGAAAAAATAAACACGGTCTGTTGTACCGTCTTGCGGACGAACCTGCGACCTTGCTATCTTTAACTATCGGATGACAGtgtcagttttctttttcatttgaaCGCCATGTCATTGTCAGTTTGCTACCAAGTCACCAAGTCAATAGTCTGTATATGTATCTTGCGGAATGAAACGTGCTGATTAATGTGCCATCTTCAACGCGTCTACTCCGACTAACCATGCCTTGGCAGTTGGTTGGCTGCCTGGCTGCACGATGTCTTCGGGTAGTCTACGTATTCCTCTCTTGTGCGCGCGCCCTTCAAACATGCGGGCAATTTGACTAGGGCTCTCTACTGGAACATGGATTTTTGAATATGGAAAACGTTAAAGGGCCTCTTTGATCATATGAATCGTAAACAgaggaataggaaaaatagAGGAATAGAATGCCATGGCATATTGAAAAGAATTCAAAAACAGGAATCAGCAGTTCAGATTGTTTGGTTGCaacataagaaaaatatagGAATCTTGTATAGACATTAGTATAACCCACACTTGTCATTGACACATAGGAATTTTTTCAAGAGGTTAGACCTCTCGCTAAAATTCTCATAGGAATAGGGTGTAGGAAACCAATCCATAGAATTTTGAGAGGATAAATTCCTTTGAACCAAAGAGACTCTATaggaaaatttcctacgagtaATTTCCTACGAGTAAGAACCCTACCAAAATCTTATGAAATTCCTTCAATCCAAAGAGGGCCTAAGCGAGATATTGTCGGAgtacgggtctccggcaccggggatgctggaCACCTCCTTgttgttcggtggagggcgaggcgagcgcTCCGACGGTCGTCGgcgtgacgaaagacacgaagtgtggacAATTAGATTTACCCAGggtcgggccacccggaggtgtaacaccctacgtcctgctcttGATTGTATTCACGAATTAGTGTGCTTTACAGATTACccgaggggttcccgggtgggCTAATTGTCCCTCTAAGGAACTCTGCTACAGGTGGATGCAATACTGATTGTTGCTGACCAgggttcgaaccctttgaccggtggcattggccctccttttatagacaaggggataccacaggtgccgatgcatgcagcgtgacatgTTAGCTATCcgcgtgtcattgccacaaaactCGCACTACTGTTGACCCACGTtgggcgccatgcagcgcccaggccactgtacatggtaaataaaatggattatagggtagccgctctagccttactgagcaagactagctctaccgatgtgactcctgtcggtgcattaaatgcactgcgtccgctgtctcgtcctgtcttcactgttctgcagGTCCCATTTGCATGCCCAAGCGCGGGTTGTTGGGAGCCCCTTTCCAGCAAGCGCATCCAGCCAGTTGCCGGGGCAACGTGCCTTCCTCTTCCCGGGACTAGAGTTCCCAGGTTCCCACTGGAGCGGGCACTTCTCCTGTTCCAACTCTTAGTTTTGTTTTCGCCAATAACTGTCTCTTTGGGGCGGTCTTCCCGGGTCtatccttcccgggaggccaccCTGGTGGGGCTTCGTCATTTGCGACCCACGcatcccgtatcagtgggaccccgtgggccactggtacgacattagcccccgggcgtgggccggcagccttgaggcCCCGGTTAGTGCTATTCTCGGTCGGTTgcagggctacgccctatccgacaCGTGGGTCCCGAGGGCATTTCTTGTTCCACTCTtccgagcgaaacggtcggcCGATCGGGCACACGATCTCTTACCTTATCTACcataatcaccagagagttaaggccacgtcgcgcacccccaTCTTAATTCCTgattctttagggcactttattGCTGATCGTGGGGATGTCCGTTGCAGCCCGCCATCCttgataaatacccaaggctggcggcggaCACCCCACACTGTTTACTGCTTCCGCCATTGCCTCCCAAGCTCTCCACGCCCCAACTCCAGCCAAACCCACTCCCCATtcccgccgatgtcttccaagggtcAGAACTgacccaaggggagcaccagcaaaggcgAGAAGCGCGAGAAGGCCAGCAAGAAGGAGGTTTCGGAGCGAGCACGGAAGTATGAAGAGATGCGGGCCAAGtttgccttcttctcccccgggtacaacgacgagggggtggagaagatggtcttggcgctcgccaccaagcacaatgatTACGGGCCGACGCAAGTTCTCCCTGTCGGCGCAGAGCGCGAACGGCAGTACTTCCGGATtttcgggaggttcatcctagccgggttcgtgccgctgcattctttctttctttctgccaTCATGGAGTCGTACGAGCTCATCATGGCTCAAATTCACCCCATGTCATTCTTCACATTGGttgtc contains:
- the LOC100841000 gene encoding sugar transport protein MST1, yielding MAAGDGAASAYGGELTFSVIITCLVAASGGLIFGYDIGISGGVSQMKPFLETFFPKVLRRMADAKRSQYCMFDSHALTAFTSSLYIAGLVASLFAGRVTRSLGRRGVMLVGGALFFAGGIMTGAAVNLAMLIVGRMLLGFGVGFTNQATPLYLAEMAPAQWRGSLGVAFQFFLSLGILIANLVNYGTARVQWGWRVSLGLAGAPAVVMVVGAFFLTDTPSSYVMRGKADLARAALVRVRGRGGDVDAELKDITRAVEAARSSQKGGFRKLIGSREYRPHLTFALALPLCHQLSGMMVLTFFSPLVFRIAGFGSNAALMGAVILAGVKFVSLILSTLVIDRYGRKVLVIAGAAIMIVCQVANAWIMRAQGGKNGEVPLPRPYGLALLVLTCVQGAGFGMSWAPLIWVIPGEIFPMEIRSAGQSVSVSVVLGLTFLQTQTFLALLCAFKYATFVYYASWVAVMTAFVLVFLPETKGVPLESMGSVWEGHWYWRRFVGGDGHRVKASPSDE